Proteins encoded by one window of Cuniculiplasma divulgatum:
- a CDS encoding oxidoreductase — translation MDPFEPVNIGDLTVKNRFVMAPMISNLADPNGFTNEIHTSYLEQRAIGGFGMIVTEYSYIDSPMSRGSRNELSFVSYDQAPRLKRLTERIHSHGTKVFAQLVHAGGKALAEYSENPRAPSSMPYLGRETDELTVEQIEDIENSFLKAAKIAEKSNFDGIELHGAHAYLIQEFLSPSLNKRKDRYGNDFAGRLRFPQEIIDLIRKETGLKIGIRLSLYEDEEDGYDSDYGLKIANSLKNLDYVHFSAGRTAPPGSSASYYSERNHIGNSLKKKPDITTIMVGSIVDIESVRKALEKSDLVAIGRAALADPYFPLKLKAGMMPRPCIRCNQACRDFGFGQVRCTVNPITGNETYYHAEHITGHVKIAGAGVAGMEAAIYLARAGMDVEISESDDKIGGQINEIDDPSKRKEFMELLNFYRQEIKRLRIRVNFNKRVSEKDVDIFLAGGDRYENIKENDDVFIDSNIYKNLDQALNIAKRCRVYITERSLTSLDRHRQMVYRQMAESRGIIFVKEPDQRFKSSSIERFQYDIYGAATRGITAARDYIRLKSVL, via the coding sequence ATGGACCCTTTTGAACCAGTAAATATAGGAGACTTGACGGTGAAAAATAGGTTTGTTATGGCACCCATGATTTCTAATCTGGCTGATCCAAACGGTTTCACCAATGAAATTCACACTTCTTATCTAGAACAGAGAGCAATAGGTGGATTTGGGATGATTGTTACTGAGTATTCATATATAGACTCACCCATGAGCAGGGGATCTAGAAATGAGCTTTCCTTTGTTTCCTACGATCAGGCACCCAGATTGAAAAGACTCACAGAGAGAATTCATTCCCATGGTACGAAAGTGTTTGCACAGCTGGTGCATGCTGGAGGCAAGGCTCTTGCAGAGTACTCAGAAAACCCAAGAGCACCATCTTCCATGCCGTACCTTGGCAGGGAGACCGATGAACTTACCGTGGAACAGATAGAAGATATTGAAAATTCGTTTCTTAAGGCAGCGAAAATAGCCGAGAAATCTAACTTTGATGGAATTGAACTCCATGGTGCACACGCATATTTGATACAGGAATTCCTGTCCCCTTCGCTGAATAAGAGGAAAGACAGGTATGGAAATGATTTTGCAGGTAGATTAAGATTCCCCCAGGAAATAATAGACCTTATAAGAAAGGAAACTGGCCTAAAGATTGGTATCAGGCTCAGCCTTTATGAAGATGAGGAAGATGGGTATGATTCTGATTATGGACTTAAAATAGCCAATTCTCTGAAAAATTTAGATTATGTTCATTTCTCCGCTGGTAGGACAGCCCCGCCCGGTTCTTCGGCCTCATATTATTCTGAGAGAAATCATATTGGTAATAGCCTAAAGAAGAAACCAGATATAACAACAATAATGGTTGGGTCAATTGTTGATATTGAATCCGTAAGAAAGGCTCTTGAAAAGAGTGATTTGGTTGCCATAGGCAGGGCTGCACTGGCAGATCCCTACTTTCCACTTAAGCTAAAAGCTGGCATGATGCCAAGACCATGTATCAGATGCAATCAGGCCTGCAGAGATTTTGGATTTGGACAGGTAAGATGCACTGTCAATCCAATAACAGGAAATGAAACCTATTACCATGCTGAACATATCACAGGACATGTAAAAATAGCAGGTGCAGGTGTCGCAGGGATGGAAGCTGCAATATATCTAGCTAGAGCAGGAATGGATGTAGAGATCAGTGAATCAGATGACAAAATAGGGGGCCAGATCAATGAAATAGATGACCCCTCAAAGAGAAAAGAGTTTATGGAATTGTTAAATTTTTACAGGCAGGAGATAAAAAGACTCAGAATAAGAGTTAATTTCAACAAGAGAGTGTCAGAAAAAGATGTAGATATCTTTCTAGCAGGGGGAGACAGGTATGAGAATATAAAAGAGAATGATGATGTATTCATTGATTCAAATATTTACAAGAATCTTGACCAGGCACTTAACATCGCTAAAAGATGCCGGGTATATATTACAGAGAGGAGTCTCACTTCTCTGGACAGACATAGACAGATGGTGTACAGGCAGATGGCAGAGAGCAGGGGAATTATATTTGTAAAAGAACCTGATCAGAGATTCAAGTCAAGTAGTATAGAAAGGTTTCAGTACGACATATATGGGGCAGCCACAAGGGGAATTACAGCCGCAAGGGATTATATTCGACTTAAATCAGTGCTTTAG
- a CDS encoding RNA 2'-phosphotransferase encodes MEKNLRVCPIDGFYRGFECPKCGQEGRNLMYPDEVDAIGRILAGILRHFPENYGIKLSKNGYAKIYSIVPAIKTQRRKFGWLAPIHIEALGKTDERGRYQVNERGEIRATYDHTIPVILDDLPVDDIPDILYYQTTEEEFSLIRETGISPSDKTYIHLSSTFRKTYVTGLFHVDDPLVIGINTDELRKKIPVYRASKEVYLTTEIPPEFILSIEQEKIELSHEEREEVENYKERRERRILGEKNNLKH; translated from the coding sequence TTGGAAAAGAATCTGAGGGTATGCCCAATTGATGGTTTTTACAGAGGGTTTGAGTGTCCGAAGTGTGGACAGGAGGGACGAAACCTGATGTATCCAGACGAGGTGGATGCAATTGGTAGAATTCTTGCTGGAATCCTTAGACATTTTCCAGAAAATTATGGAATAAAGTTATCAAAAAATGGTTATGCAAAAATTTATTCTATAGTCCCAGCAATAAAGACTCAGAGAAGAAAATTTGGATGGTTGGCGCCAATTCATATAGAAGCACTTGGTAAAACTGATGAAAGGGGGCGATATCAGGTGAATGAAAGGGGAGAAATAAGAGCAACATACGATCATACTATCCCAGTGATTCTTGATGATCTTCCAGTTGACGATATACCTGACATACTTTATTACCAGACCACAGAAGAAGAGTTTTCACTAATCAGGGAAACAGGGATTAGCCCTTCTGACAAGACGTATATACATCTCTCTTCCACATTCAGGAAAACGTATGTAACAGGACTATTCCACGTAGATGATCCTTTGGTCATAGGTATAAATACCGACGAACTAAGGAAGAAAATACCGGTTTACAGGGCCTCAAAAGAGGTTTATCTAACAACCGAAATTCCGCCTGAATTCATATTATCTATCGAACAGGAAAAAATCGAATTATCTCATGAAGAAAGGGAAGAAGTTGAAAATTATAAGGAGAGGAGGGAAAGGAGAATTCTAGGGGAGAAGAATAATCTAAAGCACTGA
- the prs gene encoding ribose-phosphate diphosphokinase, whose translation MYIVSTSRTGEFAKNMMTSSSMKEVEVERKVFPDGERYFRLLEDLGDREVAVVGNTNIDSDILELSFLLDAAREEHPSKLIAVIPYFGYARQHMIYKKGEAISAKVLISSISEYADEIITIDIHDTSSFRYSKSKCRDFHASASIADYFKEKNIDLVMAPDDGAFFRAKEVADILGCKSGFMNKKRIDATTVEYNMDHLDASGMRVLLVDDIISTGGTILRSMEIIKNSGASAVFVSATHGLFINDSARKIAAECAELVVTDTIKSSYSKINVSRKLSDFITGD comes from the coding sequence ATGTATATAGTTTCAACCTCCAGAACCGGTGAATTTGCAAAAAACATGATGACCAGCAGTTCAATGAAAGAAGTGGAGGTTGAACGCAAAGTATTCCCTGATGGAGAAAGATATTTCAGGTTACTGGAGGATCTTGGTGACAGAGAGGTTGCTGTTGTTGGAAATACTAACATTGATTCTGATATACTTGAACTGTCATTCCTGCTTGATGCTGCAAGGGAGGAACATCCATCTAAATTGATTGCGGTGATACCCTATTTTGGATATGCCAGGCAGCATATGATCTACAAGAAAGGTGAGGCAATATCCGCAAAAGTCCTTATATCTTCCATATCGGAATATGCAGATGAAATAATCACCATTGATATTCATGATACATCCTCGTTCAGGTACTCAAAAAGTAAATGCAGAGATTTTCATGCATCAGCAAGCATAGCAGATTATTTTAAGGAAAAAAATATAGATCTTGTCATGGCTCCTGATGATGGTGCATTCTTTAGAGCAAAGGAGGTTGCGGACATCCTTGGATGTAAAAGCGGATTCATGAATAAAAAGAGAATAGACGCAACGACTGTGGAATATAACATGGATCATTTAGATGCATCAGGAATGAGGGTATTGCTCGTAGACGATATCATTTCTACAGGTGGAACAATCCTGAGATCAATGGAGATTATAAAAAATTCTGGGGCCTCAGCCGTGTTTGTATCAGCAACCCACGGCCTATTTATAAACGATTCGGCCAGAAAAATCGCTGCAGAGTGTGCAGAATTAGTTGTCACAGATACAATTAAGTCAAGTTATAGTAAGATTAATGTATCCCGGAAACTATCAGATTTCATCACTGGTGATTAG
- a CDS encoding enoyl-CoA hydratase/isomerase family protein: MIDISKNDTIGEISLSRKEKRNAINQELLEELLKAIRVIEEDENLKVIIIDSSSGDFSVGADINELLKMNTALAISFREKMSNIVSEMINSDKIFISYLTGFSLGGGFEIAQWSDMIIADEKSRIGQPEVNIGINAGAGGNTILPREVGYKNAMYLALTGNIISAKEAKERGIIQETVRTREEMLEIARKIASKDSATIVAIKKSMRRSLNFNPSEDMKAEEESFIKLTQNTTTKELLKAFLNK; encoded by the coding sequence ATGATAGATATATCTAAAAATGACACCATTGGAGAAATTTCACTTTCAAGAAAGGAAAAGAGAAATGCCATTAACCAGGAATTACTGGAAGAGCTGTTAAAAGCCATTAGAGTTATAGAAGAAGATGAGAATCTGAAAGTGATTATAATCGATTCCAGCAGTGGTGACTTCTCGGTTGGAGCTGATATAAATGAACTATTAAAGATGAATACCGCTCTTGCTATTTCCTTCAGGGAAAAAATGTCCAATATTGTTAGTGAAATGATCAATTCTGACAAAATATTTATCTCATATCTAACCGGGTTTTCGCTCGGTGGCGGTTTTGAAATAGCTCAATGGTCAGATATGATCATAGCAGATGAGAAGTCAAGGATAGGACAGCCTGAAGTTAATATTGGAATAAATGCAGGGGCTGGAGGAAACACTATACTTCCGAGGGAAGTGGGGTATAAAAATGCAATGTATCTTGCGCTCACTGGTAATATAATTTCAGCCAAGGAGGCAAAAGAAAGAGGGATAATACAGGAAACCGTAAGGACCAGGGAAGAGATGCTTGAAATTGCAAGAAAAATTGCATCTAAGGATAGTGCGACAATAGTAGCAATAAAGAAATCCATGAGGAGATCATTAAATTTTAATCCGTCAGAGGATATGAAGGCAGAAGAAGAGTCCTTTATAAAACTAACTCAAAACACAACAACTAAGGAACTCCTTAAAGCTTTTCTCAATAAATAG
- a CDS encoding uracil-DNA glycosylase, with protein sequence MDEDSISALNMKIINCRKCSRLVDFREHVLEKSKKYEREIFWRKPLTGYGDINGRMMIVGLAPAASGGNRTGRVFTGDKSSEFLISCLYDAGITNQKTSLSKDDGLTYFDSYISLAVRCVPPENKPEKGEITNCNMYLLQEIQLMKNLKIIVVLGKIAFDAVVQSLREMGKTVRGWKFGNGEIYEIDRYRVMCIFHPSPRNVNTGRISAEKFVELFRKAKEMTE encoded by the coding sequence ATGGATGAGGATTCTATATCTGCTCTTAACATGAAAATTATCAATTGCAGAAAATGCTCTAGACTTGTAGATTTTAGGGAGCATGTTCTTGAAAAGTCAAAAAAATACGAACGAGAAATATTCTGGAGAAAACCACTAACCGGGTATGGAGATATAAACGGAAGAATGATGATAGTAGGACTTGCACCTGCTGCCTCAGGAGGAAACAGAACGGGTCGTGTTTTTACAGGGGATAAAAGTTCAGAATTTCTCATTTCATGTTTATACGATGCAGGCATAACAAACCAGAAAACGTCTCTTTCAAAAGATGATGGTCTCACATATTTTGATTCCTATATATCACTTGCTGTTCGATGTGTTCCACCAGAAAACAAGCCAGAAAAAGGAGAAATAACTAATTGTAATATGTATCTACTTCAAGAGATCCAGTTGATGAAAAATCTGAAGATTATAGTCGTTCTGGGAAAGATAGCGTTTGATGCGGTAGTTCAATCCCTGAGGGAAATGGGAAAAACAGTAAGAGGATGGAAGTTTGGAAATGGTGAAATCTATGAAATTGATAGATACAGAGTTATGTGCATATTTCACCCAAGTCCAAGGAATGTGAACACTGGAAGAATATCAGCGGAAAAATTTGTGGAGCTGTTCAGGAAAGCTAAAGAAATGACAGAGTGA
- a CDS encoding metal-dependent transcriptional regulator: MSTNLSVTTEDYLKSIYELNEYKGFATLADISQILGTARQTVYDEIKILLDKNFVKRKDRGKYSLTDGGEREANLFLRKHRVAEILLWKGLNMKWSKLDDQAMGIEHGMTEEIISAACKKFNCEKCPHGNPIPNSNGDVFLPADLKYKELEVGKRYFLNRVIFETPDILKFLEENSLLPNVIVLKDNNQNELMMSDDRRIGIPDYVLDALRFRK, from the coding sequence ATGAGTACAAATCTTTCGGTCACAACTGAGGATTATTTAAAATCTATATATGAATTAAATGAATACAAGGGTTTTGCGACCCTGGCTGATATTTCACAGATACTTGGAACAGCGAGGCAGACTGTTTACGATGAAATAAAGATACTTCTTGATAAGAACTTTGTGAAAAGGAAAGATAGGGGAAAGTATTCTCTCACTGATGGAGGTGAAAGAGAAGCTAACCTGTTTTTGAGGAAACATAGAGTTGCCGAGATACTTCTCTGGAAAGGGTTGAATATGAAGTGGTCCAAACTTGATGATCAGGCAATGGGCATAGAGCATGGCATGACGGAGGAGATTATTTCAGCGGCGTGTAAGAAATTTAACTGCGAAAAATGTCCTCATGGAAATCCAATACCAAATAGCAATGGAGACGTTTTCCTTCCTGCAGACCTGAAATATAAGGAGCTTGAAGTTGGAAAAAGGTACTTTCTGAATAGAGTGATTTTTGAAACTCCCGATATCCTGAAATTTCTTGAAGAAAATTCTCTCCTTCCGAATGTCATTGTACTGAAGGACAATAATCAAAATGAGCTAATGATGAGTGATGACAGGAGAATTGGTATTCCCGATTATGTACTAGATGCTCTGAGATTCAGAAAATGA
- a CDS encoding MFS transporter — protein sequence MKSEKLNRTQVAQILSAFSGWLMDGYTSIAYVVVAVTISGVFFPSNFSDSLFLTFLGLAVGALARFVGSIALGNFLGDKLGRRKMLLYSIVGFSFFSFLIAFIPTYQSAGYAATAILYILLFLVGIFAGAEYSGGTALSMEAIPQGKRVAVGAFVQSGYGVGYFILLLVASFIRSYYGPAQADDLVWRVIFATTIIPGIVAVIIRLFTHESPVFDEMKSRNEIEKVPLEGTILQTRILVSAFLLVAGLLLLNTITLSFYPTFLGELYTKISGSADDLYNSYINLISLIGVWIGGVFAFLIFKRKLTMTVFSIIFLISLIPLYYLVFSGNLTLTIVAFSIQAFIEAAIFASIPAFLSEVFSKSHRTTSIGFIYNGAAIPASFGISAVIYFSSKNLFGTTGQSWLVFLFIGTIVLLIGLLLSKESSNKLKDPINN from the coding sequence ATGAAATCGGAAAAGCTGAATAGAACTCAGGTTGCCCAGATCCTTTCGGCATTCTCTGGATGGCTGATGGACGGTTATACATCAATAGCATACGTGGTTGTTGCTGTAACCATATCTGGTGTATTCTTTCCATCAAACTTTTCAGATTCTCTTTTTCTGACATTTCTGGGGCTTGCAGTAGGAGCCCTTGCAAGATTTGTTGGATCAATAGCACTTGGGAACTTTCTTGGAGATAAGCTTGGGAGAAGAAAGATGTTACTGTACTCAATAGTAGGGTTTTCATTCTTTTCATTCCTGATTGCCTTTATCCCAACTTACCAGTCCGCAGGTTATGCTGCTACAGCAATACTTTACATACTCCTATTCTTAGTTGGTATTTTTGCAGGTGCCGAATATTCAGGAGGAACAGCACTATCTATGGAAGCAATACCTCAGGGAAAAAGGGTAGCAGTAGGTGCTTTCGTACAGAGTGGTTATGGTGTTGGATATTTCATTCTTTTGCTTGTCGCGTCTTTTATCAGGTCTTATTATGGTCCAGCACAGGCAGACGATCTTGTATGGAGGGTCATATTTGCAACAACCATTATACCAGGAATAGTTGCAGTAATCATCAGGCTATTTACCCACGAGAGCCCTGTTTTTGATGAAATGAAATCCAGGAATGAAATTGAAAAAGTTCCACTAGAAGGTACCATATTACAAACAAGAATACTCGTTTCAGCCTTTTTGCTGGTGGCAGGCCTGCTACTGTTAAATACAATAACATTGAGTTTCTATCCCACATTTCTTGGGGAGCTGTATACAAAAATATCAGGATCTGCCGATGATCTTTATAATTCTTACATAAATCTCATATCACTGATAGGCGTCTGGATTGGCGGAGTTTTTGCATTCCTAATATTTAAAAGAAAATTGACAATGACTGTGTTTTCCATAATATTCCTTATATCATTAATACCGCTTTATTACCTTGTATTTTCTGGAAATCTCACACTAACCATTGTTGCATTTTCCATTCAGGCATTCATCGAAGCAGCAATATTCGCTTCCATACCTGCATTCCTATCAGAGGTTTTCAGCAAGTCACACAGGACTACATCAATAGGATTCATATACAACGGTGCTGCAATACCAGCTAGCTTTGGAATTTCTGCAGTAATATACTTCTCTTCTAAAAATCTGTTCGGTACAACTGGACAATCATGGTTGGTCTTTCTGTTCATTGGAACAATCGTTCTTCTCATAGGATTACTATTATCAAAAGAGAGTTCAAACAAGCTTAAAGATCCTATTAACAACTGA
- a CDS encoding ABC transporter ATP-binding protein, with the protein MKKIKGVFEPLLFSREYLKNKKWVIYLIIGFAVLSTATRLLVPIIIGAIIDSLESKNFNAIYLEIEYILLLAVLSAVASFVVNFGAQYSSQIYAYNLRKKVVNSMVKKKTKFFQDKTSGDLLSRTTMDIDASRNFIMNSLSQLIPTILIIIFAVGYLFYINVFYSLFFLATVPILIFIGIKFQRKQRPHWMKIRETYGVMTESIQEDITGQRTVRSYLQEEPQINRFTGITDTYYGEYMEVANLRGFYNNLMPFIISAAATAVIFYGGYTSIIARSDVGGLVAAVNIFTMVTFPVSFLGRLIAFSENARAGIGRIKGVLDRDLDEDVLTDGDFPKGNGISMRNIRYKRGDREILRNIDLEIPPESFVCLTGETGTGKSSLVNLIPRLEDPAEGEIFIGGVNIKDIPLSSLRKNIAIVPQEISLLSGTISENIIFGRKGITEEMAKRAAKIARIDDFIENLPEGYSTIIGERGITLSGGQRQRVALARAIASNPRILILDDATSSVDPETELAIFSRIVKNIEGITVVLVSLRYSAMKYATTVYELEDGEIKQLDSIEELNYAMEKEGYENETDL; encoded by the coding sequence TTGAAAAAAATAAAGGGAGTGTTTGAACCTCTTCTATTCTCAAGAGAGTACCTTAAGAACAAGAAGTGGGTAATTTACCTTATAATTGGATTTGCAGTGCTTTCTACTGCCACAAGGTTGCTTGTCCCAATTATAATTGGAGCAATAATTGATTCCCTGGAATCCAAGAATTTCAACGCGATTTATCTGGAGATTGAATACATTCTTCTTCTGGCAGTGCTATCAGCAGTTGCCTCTTTCGTGGTTAACTTTGGAGCGCAGTACTCCAGTCAGATATATGCCTATAACCTGAGAAAGAAAGTTGTAAATAGCATGGTAAAGAAAAAGACTAAATTCTTTCAGGACAAAACATCTGGTGATCTTCTCTCCAGAACAACAATGGATATTGACGCGAGCAGAAATTTCATTATGAATTCTCTATCACAGTTAATTCCAACTATTCTAATAATAATATTTGCAGTTGGTTATCTCTTCTACATCAACGTATTCTATTCCCTATTCTTTCTTGCAACTGTTCCAATTCTTATCTTTATAGGCATAAAGTTTCAGAGGAAACAGAGACCACACTGGATGAAGATAAGAGAAACCTATGGAGTTATGACTGAAAGCATTCAGGAAGACATCACTGGACAGAGGACCGTCAGATCATACCTGCAGGAAGAGCCTCAGATAAATAGATTTACAGGAATAACAGACACGTATTACGGCGAATACATGGAAGTGGCTAACCTGCGGGGATTTTACAACAACCTAATGCCATTCATAATAAGTGCTGCCGCCACTGCTGTAATATTCTATGGAGGTTACACATCAATTATAGCTAGAAGCGATGTTGGTGGACTGGTAGCTGCTGTAAATATATTTACAATGGTAACTTTCCCGGTAAGTTTTCTTGGAAGACTGATTGCATTTTCAGAAAATGCCAGAGCGGGAATAGGAAGGATAAAGGGGGTACTCGACAGGGATCTTGATGAGGATGTTTTAACAGATGGTGATTTCCCAAAAGGAAATGGTATAAGCATGAGGAACATCAGATATAAGCGGGGAGACAGAGAAATCTTAAGAAATATTGATTTAGAAATCCCTCCTGAGTCGTTTGTGTGCCTTACAGGTGAAACAGGTACTGGTAAAAGTTCCCTTGTTAATCTCATACCAAGACTTGAAGACCCCGCTGAAGGAGAAATTTTTATCGGTGGTGTAAACATAAAGGATATTCCACTTTCTTCATTGAGAAAGAATATAGCTATAGTTCCTCAGGAAATAAGTCTTCTCTCAGGAACTATAAGTGAAAATATAATATTTGGAAGAAAGGGAATAACAGAAGAAATGGCCAAAAGGGCAGCTAAGATTGCAAGAATAGATGACTTTATAGAGAATCTTCCAGAAGGTTATTCAACAATTATTGGGGAACGGGGAATAACACTTTCAGGAGGTCAGAGGCAGAGAGTTGCACTTGCAAGGGCAATAGCATCAAATCCAAGAATACTGATTTTGGATGATGCCACTTCAAGCGTTGATCCAGAGACTGAGCTAGCAATTTTCTCGAGGATCGTGAAGAACATAGAAGGCATTACTGTCGTGCTCGTGTCCCTGAGATACTCGGCTATGAAATATGCAACAACAGTTTATGAGCTTGAGGATGGGGAAATAAAACAGCTCGATAGTATTGAAGAATTAAACTACGCGATGGAGAAAGAGGGGTACGAAAATGAAACAGACCTATGA
- a CDS encoding ABC transporter ATP-binding protein: MKQTYEEIEETYIKTLKGRAALKRLLKDMAKNRKQMAVLIASVMITAIAATFSPLAIGDAVNGVADRSFKVILDFSLLFIGLAMIQFASNRFRVISSTILAQGTVKNLRDRSFKSIQHVPISFFSKVKAGFLISRMTNDGETLGEFLTFQIPSVVSGMTTVILSIAIMLYLDFNLTLYALIVLPFLSIFTISLQGKVRKNYLRTRRTIAAITGNLAENISSIRSIKAFNVESYTEERFDGLNNDNLNANIRASRLSSMYGAIVRIIEYSGIAIVVLAGAIQLKAGLISIGILVSFIFYVQEFFDPVIQLSQLYNSYQSSIVGVGRIYGIIDSKKEVQSEGEINISTLNDSIVLKDVNFAYDDSDALKNINLTIKKGENIGIVGHTGAGKTTLSNLIMKFYTPQTGEILVDGRNLSEINTESYRNLISPVLQEPFLFRGTIYENVKIAAPDKSENEIEKLASDFSLKRIFDKLPEGMETNVGELGRSLSEGQKQAIAILRALCRDPQIIIMDEPTSNIDPYSEKFIFQSLEKFARERTLILITHRFSMISLVDKIIVLQDGKIVESGTFPELREKKGIFSQMYDILYGNRGESIE; this comes from the coding sequence ATGAAACAGACCTATGAAGAAATAGAAGAAACTTACATAAAGACCCTAAAGGGAAGGGCGGCCCTTAAGAGACTCTTAAAGGACATGGCAAAAAACAGGAAGCAAATGGCTGTACTCATTGCCTCAGTGATGATAACGGCCATTGCAGCTACCTTCTCTCCTCTCGCTATTGGGGATGCAGTCAACGGAGTGGCTGATAGAAGCTTCAAGGTTATACTTGATTTCAGCCTTCTATTCATTGGACTGGCGATGATACAGTTTGCATCTAATAGATTCAGGGTGATAAGCTCAACCATACTCGCTCAGGGTACTGTAAAAAATCTTAGGGACAGATCATTCAAAAGCATCCAGCACGTTCCCATATCATTTTTCAGCAAGGTTAAGGCAGGTTTTTTGATCAGCAGAATGACAAACGATGGTGAAACACTTGGTGAGTTTCTTACCTTCCAGATCCCCTCAGTTGTCTCTGGAATGACAACAGTAATCCTATCAATTGCAATTATGCTATATCTAGATTTTAACCTTACACTCTATGCCCTAATAGTGCTTCCTTTTCTTTCTATTTTCACCATATCACTTCAGGGAAAGGTGAGGAAGAATTATCTTAGAACAAGAAGGACAATTGCAGCCATTACAGGAAATCTTGCTGAAAATATATCGTCCATAAGAAGCATAAAAGCATTCAACGTAGAATCATATACTGAGGAAAGATTTGATGGTCTCAACAATGATAATCTTAATGCAAATATCAGGGCATCACGGCTTTCTTCAATGTACGGTGCGATAGTAAGAATAATTGAATATTCTGGAATAGCTATCGTTGTGCTGGCAGGAGCAATACAGTTGAAGGCAGGATTAATTTCAATTGGTATCCTTGTTTCATTCATCTTTTACGTTCAGGAGTTCTTTGACCCAGTGATCCAGCTTTCACAGCTTTATAACTCTTACCAGTCGTCTATTGTAGGAGTAGGAAGGATTTACGGAATTATAGACAGCAAGAAAGAGGTTCAGTCTGAGGGAGAGATAAATATATCAACTCTCAATGATTCAATTGTTCTGAAGGATGTGAACTTCGCCTATGACGATTCAGATGCCCTCAAAAATATTAATCTCACCATAAAGAAGGGAGAGAATATTGGAATTGTTGGGCACACAGGGGCTGGGAAAACCACACTTTCTAACCTGATAATGAAATTTTATACTCCACAAACCGGGGAGATACTGGTGGATGGGAGAAATCTTTCAGAAATTAACACAGAATCCTACAGGAACCTCATATCTCCGGTACTACAGGAACCATTCCTTTTCAGGGGCACCATATATGAGAATGTAAAGATTGCTGCCCCTGACAAATCAGAGAACGAGATAGAAAAACTTGCTTCCGATTTCAGCCTAAAAAGAATCTTTGACAAGTTACCAGAGGGAATGGAAACTAACGTCGGAGAACTTGGGAGAAGTCTATCAGAGGGACAAAAACAGGCAATAGCAATTCTGAGAGCATTATGCAGGGATCCACAAATCATCATAATGGATGAACCAACATCAAACATTGATCCCTACTCCGAAAAATTCATCTTTCAGAGTCTGGAAAAATTTGCCCGTGAAAGAACACTTATTCTGATAACACACAGGTTCTCTATGATATCTCTGGTAGATAAGATAATAGTGCTACAGGACGGCAAGATTGTTGAATCTGGAACTTTCCCAGAGTTGAGGGAAAAGAAAGGAATATTCTCCCAGATGTATGATATTCTCTACGGAAACAGAGGCGAAAGCATAGAATAG